One window of the Oncorhynchus clarkii lewisi isolate Uvic-CL-2024 chromosome 19, UVic_Ocla_1.0, whole genome shotgun sequence genome contains the following:
- the LOC139375310 gene encoding transmembrane protein 54a, translating to MGNLGVCCADLKDNKTLMKMGLGLVLVGHVNFLLGALVHGVVLRHINVHVQARVMGYAIYIIIALVAGLVGIIAGIVAIVLSKNLKNRILMWALLVVSLVSGLLAIASTVGLTISMVKAIMSGGRGLLKNCKFPDAIGYSSVNECPFDPTRIYETTIILWVPLILMCVVEVVFSGRCFAVCTSFLRLCTCRRRRKIVNGRRVRIQTPSEMLPVSPSPESETESEPAEQHELLKPDSPTERSEWV from the exons ATGGGGAATTTAG GTGTGTGCTGTGCAGACCTGAAGGACAACAAGACCCTTATGAAAATGGGCCTAGGACTGGTGCTGGTGGGACACGTCAACTTCTTGCTGGGAGCGCTGGTACACGGTGTTGTGCTCAGGCACATCAACGTGCATGTTCAAGCCAGGGTCATGGGGTACGCCATCTACATCATCATCGCCCTGGTGGCAGGGCTCGTG GGAATCATAGCTGGAATAGTAGCCATTGTCCTATCCAAAAACCTGAAAAACAGGATTCTG ATGTGGGCGCTGTTGGTGGTCAGTTTAGTGTCAGGCCTTCTGGCTATCGCCTCCACTGTGGGGTTAACCATTTCCATGGTTAAGGCCATTATGAGTGGAGGTCGGGGCCTGCTGAAGAATTGCAAGTTCCCTGACGCGATTGGCTACTCCAGTGTCAATGAGTGCCCCTTTGACCCCACAAGGATCTAT GAAACGACTATTATTCTGTGGGTTCCTCTCATTCTAATGTGTGTGGTGGAAGTGGTGTTCTCAGGCCGCTGTTTTGCTGTCTGCACCTCCTTCCTCCGCCTCTGTACGTGCAGAAGACGAAGGAAGATTGTCAATGGCAGAAGG GTGCGCATTCAGACTCCAAGTGAAATGTTACCGGTGTCGCCTTCTCCTGAGTCAGAAACTGAGTCAGAGCCGGCAGAGCAACATGAACTGCTGAAGCCTGACTCACCGACCGAGAGGAGTGAATGGGTCTGA